The Tatumella ptyseos genome segment ACCAGCAAGTTAAGTTTCAAGTCGAGATGGCTCACGTACGTAATCAAATTTACGGACTGTTGACGCCAGACCAAAAAAAGCAAGTACAGCAGAATTACGAATATCGCATTGATCAATTATGCGATATCAATGAATTACAGTGAACACATTGTGTTGGCTGTATGGTAGTACCAGTAGTATGTCATACCTTTTTCCTTGCCATAGACACCATCCCTGTCTTCCCCCTCAGTAATGAGGGGTTTTTTTTATCATTTGCATCACCAACTGTCTCTTTGACCATCCTTTCTATAAACTTATTGGCGACCTCTTAAGAGTAATTCCAGCCAAAAATTCTCACTCGAATGTGGCTGTCATATTTCTGTCATAAAAATGACATCTTCGTGTCATTCAATTGACCTAATTTAACGGCAACACCCCTTAGGTTGTAATTGAATCGGTCTTTTGGAGAGAGTATGAAATTCAAGCGTAAGATGGCGACTCACCTCACAGCAGTTACCTTAGCATTGACTACCGTTTCGGCATTTGCCGCAACTGATCTCACTGGCGCTGGTGGTACTTTCCCTGCACCGGTCTACTCTCGTTGGGCTGCAGATTATTACAAAGCCAACGGCAGTAAAGTGAACTATCAAGGAATCGGCTCGTCTGGAGGCGTTAAACAGATTATCGCTAAAACCGTCGATTTTGGCGCTTCTGATGCCCCAATGAGTGCAGCCGATTTAGAGAAAAATGGACTTTTCCAATTTCCTACAGTAATTGGTGGCGTAGTCCTTGCCGTTAACTTACCTGGGATTAAACCTGGCCAGTTAATTCTAGATGGTAAAACAACCGGAGATATTTATTTAGGTAAAATCACGCGTTGGAACGATCCTGAAATTGCCGCGCTAAATCCAGGACTGAAATTACCTGCGACAAATATTAATGTTGTTCGTCGAGCTGATGGATCGGGAACCTCTTTTGTATTCACGAGTTATTTAGCGAAAGTGAATCAAGAGTGGAATACTAAAATTGGTAAAGGTAATACCGTTAATTGGCCAGTTGGTCTGGGCGGTAAAGGTAATGATGGTGTGGCAGCCTTTGTTCAGCGTCTACCAGGCTCCATTGGTTATGTCGAATACGCCTACGCCAAGCAAAATAATCTAACCTTTACCAAATTGGTCGATGCCGCAGGCAAAGCTATTGCGCCTAATGAGCAATCATTTAGCGATGCGGCGAAAGGAGCAAATTGGCAGCAGAGTTTTGCACAAGACCTGACTTATCAAGCCGGAGAAAATGCTTGGCCTATCTCCTCAACCACCTACGTCTTAGTCTACAAAAAACCGGCTAATGCGGATAAAGCGAAAGCGGTTTTACAGTTTTTTGATTATGGTTACCAACAAGGCGCGAAAACAGCTAATAGCTTAGACTACGCAGCACTGCCCGAATCGGTCGTAACATTAGTCCGTGATGCGTGGAAAAAAACGATTACGACAGAGGAAGGTAAAGCCATTTATCCTTAACTCTCTCTGCACGACAATTATTTACTTTCAGGGCAGCTTGCTGCCCTGTCATCTATCTACTCGAGAATGTTATGGTACAAAACCGGTCGTCCTTTAAGGCACCCAGCAAATACGGCGATGTGATATTCAGCCTTTTGGTAAAAATCGCCGCCTTAATTGTCCTCCTTATGCTAGGTGGCATAATTGTTTCCCTGATAATTTCATCATGGCCTAGTATCCATCAGTTTGGTTTCTCGTTTTTATGGACCAAAACGTGGGATGCTCCGAATGAACAATTTGGCGCTCTAGTACCTATCTACGGCACATTGGTCACATCAGCGATAGCCTTACTCATTGCAGTACCAGTCAGCTTCGGTATAGCGTTATTTCTGACAGAACTCTCCCCTGTATGGTTAAGACGGCCGCTCGGTACGGCGATTGAGCTATTAGCTGCGATCCCGAGTATTGTCTACGGGATGTGGGGGTTATTTGTTTTTGCACCACTCTTTGCACAATACTTCCAAACACCGGTAGGCGATTTGCTCTCAAGTGTACCGATTTTGGGAAGTTTATTCTCTGGACCTGCATTTGGTATTGGGATTCTGGCCGCAGGCATTATTCTAGCTGTGATGATTATTCCTTATATCGCTTCCGTCATGCGTGATGTGTTCGAACAGACACCCGTCATGATGAAGGAATCAGCTTACGGTATTGGCTGTACCACTTGGGAAGTGATCTGGCGTATCGTGCTTCCTTTTACCAAAAACGGTGTCATTGGCGGCGTGATGTTAGGTCTTGGTCGTGCATTGGGCGAGACAATGGCCGTTACCTTTATTATTGGCAATACTTATCAGCTTGATAGCGCTTCACTATATATGCCAGGTAATAGTATTACCTCCGCTTTAGCCAACGAATTTGCCGAAGCCGGTTCTGGCTTACATATCTCAGCCCTGATGGAGCTTGGCTTAATTCTTTTTGTTATCACCTTTATCGTGCTAGCGATCTCACGCTTAATGGTGATGCGTCTTGCTAAAAAAGAAGGGGCACGTGGATGAGTGATTACCTACCGAGTCATACCGCTCAAGAGGTTACCGAACGGACGAAGCGTCAAACACGTCGCCGGATAAAAAACTATATTGCGCTAACCTTATCGCTCTTAACCATGGCATTTGGCTTATTTTGGCTGCTATGGATTTTGTGGACCACAGTGACTAAAGGGATAGATGGCCTATCATGGGAGCTCTTCACACAGGATACCCCACCACCCAATATGGATGGAGGAGGTCTTGCTAATGCGTTGGCAGGTAGTGGATTACTTATTTTGTGGTCAACCGTATTAGGCACCCCTTTAGGGATCTTAGCGGGTATTTATCTTGCCGAATATGGTCGAAAAACGTGGTTGGCAGAAGTTATTCGCTTTATAAACGATATTTTGCTTTCAGCACCTTCGATAGTCATAGGGTTATTTGTCTACACCCTTGTGGTAAGCCGAATGCAGCACTTTTCAGGCTGGGCGGGCGTTTTTGCGTTGGCGTTATTACAAATTCCGATCGTGATCCGTACTACCGAAAACATGATGAAACTGGTACCTGATAGTTTACGTGAAGCGGCTTATGCATTGGGAACCCCAAAGTGGCGGATGATTCTCTCAATCACTTTAAAAGCTTCGCTTTCCGGAATCATGACCGGGGTATTACTAGCGATAGCTCGTATTGCGGGAGAAACGGCACCCCTACTTTTCACTGCATTATCGAATCAGTTCTGGAGTACCGATATGAGCCAGCCACTGGCAAACTTACCGGTTACTATTTTCAAATTTGCCATGAGTCCTTTTGCACAGTGGCAAAGCTTAGCTTGGGCGGGAGTACTTGTTATTACCTTATGTGTACTCGTCCTGAATATCCTAGCGCGCATGATTTTCGTCAAGCGTAAGTAATAAGTAAAAGAGAGATCATTATGACGATGGCGAAAGTGAACTCAACTCAAAGTAAATTAGAAGTGCGTGATCTAAATTTTTATTATGGAAAATTTCATGCACTAAAAAACATTAATTTAGAAATTGCTCGTAATAAAGTGACTTCTTTTATCGGCCCTTCGGGGTGTGGGAAATCGACTCTTTTAAGAACCTTTAATAAAATGTTTCAGCTCTACCCTGAGCAAAGGGCGGAAGGTGAAATCCTACTCGACGGCGAAAATATCTTACAGTCCTCGCAAGATATTGCGTTATTACGAGCAAAAATTGGGATGGTATTCCAAAAACCAACACCATTCCCAATGTCGATTTACGACAATATTGCTTTCGGGGTTCGCTTATTCGAAAAACTTTCGCGATCTGAAATGGATGAACGCGTACAGTGGGCCTTAACTAAAGCCGCACTATGGACAGAAACTAAAGACAAACTCCATCAAAGTGGTTACAGCCTTTCAGGGGGACAACAGCAACGTCTTTGTATCGCACGGGGTATTGCTATTCGCCCAGAGATTTTACTCCTTGATGAACCCTGTTCTGCACTCGATCCTATTTCAACAGGTAGAATTGAAGAGTTAATTACTGAGCTAAAGCAAGATTATACCCTCGTCATTGTCACCCATAACATGCAACAAGCGGCACGTTGTTCCGATCATACTGCATTTATGTATTTAGGTGAGTTGGTGGAGTTTAGTGATACGGATACGTTGTTTACAACACCGGCTAAAAAACAAACTGAAGATTACATTACCGGTCGCTATGGCTGATGCCGAAAGTATGAGCCTTAATTAATCTATTCAGTGCGTGGAGAGTGACATGGATACTTTAAATCTTAATAAGCATATTTCGGCCCAATTCAATGCTGAGCTCGAGCATATTCGTACTCAGGTGATGATTATGGGTGGGCTGGTGGAGCAGCAACTGACGGATGCGATAACTGCATTACATAACATGGATAGTGAGTTAGCTCGCCGAGTTATCGCCGATGACCAAAAGGTCAATCGAATGGAAGTCGATATTGATGAACACTGCGTCAAGATTATTGCAAAAAGACAACCTACAGCCAGTGATCTACGGCTAGTGATGGCCATAACAAAAACAATCTCTGAGCTCGAGCGTATTGGTGATGTCGCGGAAAAAATTAGTCGCACAGCGTTAGAAAAGTTTAACCAGCAACATCAACCACTACTAATCAGCTTAGAATCCTTTGGGCAGCATTCGGTTGAAATGCTACATGAAGTGCTGGATGCTTTCGCCCGAATGGATCTTGAGGCAGCGATTGAGATTTATCGAGCCGATAAGAAGCTCGACCAAGAGTACGAAGGCATCATCCGTCAGTTAATGACTTATATGATGGAAGATCCCCGAACAATTCCTAATGTCTTAACTGCATTATTCTGTGCACGCTCGATTGAACGTATTGGTGACCGCTGCCAAAACATTTGTGAGATTATTTTTTATTTTGTAAAAGGCCAAGATGTACGACATCTTGATGGTGATAAGTTAGAAACATTCCTTACAAAAAACAATAAGTAAAATATCACTTAAATATAAAGTTACCCCAGATAAACACCTGGGGTAACTTTTTTCTATTTTTTATAAAATTATTTATTATTAAATTAAATAAAAAATTAAAAGTTGTAATTCTCCTAAAAATGGGAGTTTTTTTTAATTTTTTTAAGATGCTGTCTTGCCAATGGGAATAATAGTGGGTAACCTTCACTTCGACAGTAAGGATATATCCATGCTGGTTAACAATTGGAAAATACAATTATTAAGGAAGATATTATGAAAGAGTTAAATAGCGTTGAAATGCAAAATGTATCAGGTGCAGGTCTATTTTCCGATGTTTTTGGTAGTGTACTTGGAGGAATTACCTCAACAGCTAGTGCCGTGATTGGTGGCATTGACTGGACAAGTATACAAAATTATGCCACTACAATTGGACAAAATGTTGGGTTAGTGATTGATAATGCATTTGATACAGTAAAAAATAAAGTAGATTCATTCTTTAGTTTTTTCATTAAATAATTAATTTAACTCACATTACATCAAAGAGGTTTTTTAATTTAAACCTCTTTTTTTACTTCGAAGATAGAGTCATCTACTCTATAACTTTTTTCTGAAAAGGAAATAATTCTTCCATTATAAATGCATTCTCAGTAGCAAAGCTATTTGACCTCTCTACTTAACTTCATGAGGCAATGAGTTTTATATACTATAATTAATTATTCCTGAAATTTTCTATTTATTATGAATAAGCAGGCGTAGGGTTTTTAAAAAAAAGAATATTTCATTGCTTTTGGAATATATATTATTGTCAGGCAGAATGATACTCGATATCCTTCATCTCGACAGTAAGGAAAAGCCTATGCTGTTTAAATATTTCAAATTAAATAAATAAGGAAGATTAAATGAAAGAATTAAATATTACTCAAATACAAAATGTATCGGGTGCAGGTATCTTTGCGAATACTTTCAGCGGTATTGCATCTTTTTTTGGTGGTGTGGCTGAGTTTGCTGGCTGGAAAAATGCAAAAAATAATGCATCGGATTTGGGTAAAAATGCTGGATATGTTATCGACTCTGCAATGAGTACAGTGGGGTCTTTCTTCAACCTTTTGTTCAGAAAGTAACATGATCTGATTAAAAAAAGAGGTTTTTAAATTAAAGCCTCTTTTTTTATCAGGAAATTATAATTACTCGTAGTGTACATAGTAAAATTTATGAAAGATAGTGAGCTATTCAGGAAGGAAGCACTTTATCACCAGCGCAATCACTGGCTTGGTAAGGCCTTACTATTAAAAGGGATACCTACGTGGATGGTGGTCAGTTTTACATTATTCTTTATTATAATTATTTTAGTAACGCTTACCAAAGGTGATTACACTCGTCGGATAAATGTTAGAGGGGAAATTTTTTCACAGCAACAGACTGTCACAATCCTTGCGCCCCAGCAAGGAAAGATCGTGAAAAAGTATGTGGCAGTTGGCGATATGGTAGCAAAGGGAAGTCCTTTATATGAATTAGATATTAGCCGAGATACGCAATCGGGGAATTTTAGTGAAAATTCTAAGGCTAGTATTAATAAGCAAATTGCACTAACTAATGATATTATTCATAAATTAAAAGAAAATAAAGAAATAAGCATTAAGAAGCTAACACAGCAACTCGTCGAATATAGAAAATCATACGATAGTACAAAAGCCCTTGTTGAAAACTCTTTAAATGGGCTTAAGGATATGAAAAATAGTATGAAGAATTACGATGAGTATTTGAAACGAGGCTTAATCAGTAAAGAGCAATCCTATAACCAACGTTACCTTTTCTATCAGCAACAATCGTCTTGGCAAAATATGAATAGCCAGCTTATTCAAGAAAACCTACAAATTATTAATCTTGAAAGTGAAATAACGAGTGCTTCCGCCGATTTTGATAATCGTATTTTAGAATACGAATTAAAACTAAGCGAGTATAACCGTATGCTTGCAGAAGTAGATGCTAATGGAACATTAGTTATCACGTCACCAACAGCGGGTAAAGTCGAAAATATGTCTTTTACAGAAGGGCAAATGTTCAGTTTGAGTGATAGTTTGGCGCAAATATTACCTGGTGAAAATCAGCACTATCAATTGATGTTGTGGTTACCTAATCAGGGTGTACCGTTTATTCATCCCGGCGACAAAGTCAATATTCGCTATGATGCTTACCCTTATGAAAAATTCGGCCAATTCTCAGGTGAGATTGCCTCTTTATCGCGAGTCCCAGCCACCGATAGCGAAATGATGAGCTACAAGGGCAGCTCTCCAATTACTGGACAACAACCGAAGGAAGCCTATTACAAGACGATTGTTACACTGCGTGATCAAGTTCTTCATTCCGAAGGTCGACGTTTGCCTATAGGTAACGGTATGTCTGCAGAGGTGACATTATTTTTGGAGAAGCGTCCGCTCTATCAATGGATCCTTTCACCTTATTACGATATTAAACGTAGTTTAGGAGGGCCAGTTAATGGATGAGAATCGTCATTTCTTTAAAATGATATGTCAGCAACTCCAGTTCAGTTTTTTTCGAAAAGTGCCGCAAGTTTTGCAAACCGAAGCTGCTGAATGTGGGCTCGCCTGTATTGTCATGGTTTGTCGTTACTTCGGGATGAATATTGACCTACTCAATCTACGTCAGAAATTTGGGCTCTCTGCACAGGGCGCTACATTAGCCACATTGGTACATATAAGTGGTCAATTAAATCTTCAAACCCGAGCCCTCTCTCTCGATTTAGATGAGATCAGACAGCTCAGGCGGCCTTGCCTGCTGCATTGGGATATGAGCCATTTTGTAGTATTGGTGAAAATAGGTAGGAATAAATTTACTATTCACGACCCGGCATTTGGGCGGCGAGTGGTGAGCTTGCAAGAGATGTCACAGCATTTTACTGGTATTGCATTAGAACTTTGGCCTGATAGCGAATTTAAACCAATTAAAGCGCGTTCGCGTATCAGTTTTTGGAGTTTACTGAAGAATATTTCAGGTCTGCCTAGTGTATTAGCAAAAATCTTTGCTTTAACGATCCTAGTAGAGGCTGTGAATATTGCGATCCCAATAGGGACCCAGTTGGTCATGGACCATGTGATTATTGCGCAAGACCAAGATCTTTTAACGTTAATTTGCCTTGGATTAGTCAGCTTTATTATATTCCGGACCTTCATCGGTATGCTACGAAGCTGGACATCGTTGGTGATGCAGTCACTCATTGATGTCCAATGGAAAACCGGTTTGATGGATCATCTATTACGGTTACCCTTGAGTTATTTTGAAAAGCGTAAGCTTGGCGATATCCAATCACGGTTTGGGTCACTCGCCACAATTCGCGAAACGCTTACCTCAAGTATTGTCTCCGGTACCATTGATTTCCTGATGGTCATCAGTGTTTCAGTAATGATGTTCATGTACGGTGGGTGGCTATATTTTGTCGTGTTAGCTTTCACTCTGCTTTATGTCATTTTACGTTTAGCGACTTATCACCGCTATCGGCAGGCTCAAGAAGAGCAGATTGTTAAAGATGCGCGTGCGAGTTCTCACTTTATGGAAACTCTGTATGGTATCGCCACACTTAAGGTCTTAGGCTTAAATAAAACCCGGTCACGCTACTGGCTCAATCTGAACATCGAAACGACCAATGCCGTTATACGTATGACGCGCTTAGATATGCTTTTTGGCGGCGTCAACTCGCTTATCAGTACACTGGATCAGGTACTAATACTTTGGTTAGGCGCATCGATGGTCATCGATGGCCACATGACCTTAGGAATGTTTGTAGCGTTTAATGCCTATCGTGGGCAATTCTCTGAACGGGCATCGGCCATCGTTGATATGGTACTCGAGCTCAGAATGCTCAGCTTACATAATGAAAGGGTAGCAGATATTGTCTATCAAGAGCCGGAATCGCACCTTAGCGGTAAACGCTTATGCCAGTATGACCAAGCTGCAAGATTTGAAGTGGAAAATCTTAGCTATCAATACGATAAATTAACACCCCCTATCATTTCGCATCGTTCATTCAGTATTGAGCGCGGAGAAAGCGTGGCGATTGTTGGACCTTCTGGAGTAGGGAAGACCACCTTGATGAAGCTGATGTGTGGTCTACTGATACCAGACAGTGGCACTATTCGTTTTAATGGACTCGATATTACTCAAGTGGGCTTGAATAACTTTAGAGATGTTATTGCCTGTGTACTGCAAGAGGATAAGTTGTTTGCCGGGTCTATTGCTGAAAATATAATGGGATTCGGTGAAGACAATAATCGTGAGCGTATTATTGAATGTGCGAGCATGGCAAATCTGCATGAGGAAATTATAAGTATGCCGATGGGTTATGAAACCTTAGTGAGTGAGCTAGGTGGCAGCTTATCGGGTGGTCAAAAACAACGCTTACTCATTGCTCGTGCGCTCTATCGAAGACCCGCGATACTCTTTTTAGATGAAGCGACCAGTCATTTAGACTTAGAGAACGAAACGGTGGTAAACGCTGCAATTCGCTCATTAAATATTACGCGAATTTTTATTGCGCATCGACCTTCAACGATAGCTACGGCTGATCGCATTATCGATCTGACGCCGCACGGATCGGGTGGTGGAATGTAAAGTTTGTATGGGTGTTGGCCTGTCTGTCTCAATAAAAGGTATGATTCCAAGCATCATCATTTATAAGGACTTGTCGATGGGCTTCTATTGGATATGGCTCGGTGTTGCCGCGATTTTTGCGATAATTGAGTTTTGTACCGTAACCTTTTTTGGGCTGTGGATGGCGATTGCAGCATTAGTCCCTGCAATGACTTCTTATTTTTGCCCTCATCTTTCCGTGGTTATGCAGCTCTTGATTTGGGCACTATCGTCATTAGTGTGCGCTTTTGTCTGGGTGAAATGGATAAGAAGCAAACCGATTGCTCAGGTCGAAAGCCCCATGATTGGTAGTGAGGGTATTCTTGCCGAGTCCCTTCAGCCCGGTCAATTTGGGACCTTACTGCTCAGTCGTCCAATTCAGGGAAAGCAAGAGTGGATGTGCTGCAGTGATTATTCGCTGGCAAGACAAACTCGTGTCACTGCCATTGCGATGACTGAAAATGACATCGTGAAAGTTCAAGCCAGTTCATCATTAAAAGAGGGAATAAAATGATCATCACCCCAAGCATCATCGTTGCGATTTTACTCGTCGTATTGGTTATCGTGACTTTTTTAAAATGTGTACGAATAGTTCCTCAAGCAGACCAGTGGATTGTAGAGCGCTTGGGGAAATATCACACCACACTGAACCCGGGTCTTAACATTCTTATTCCCTTTATTGATGCGGTGGCCTACCGTATGTCAGCAAAAGATCAGATGTTTGAAGTGAAGGGTATTGAAGGGATTACACGTGACAATGCCACTGTAGGGGTAAACGCTATTTGCTTTATCCGCATTGCCGACCCAGCAAAGGCAGCGTACGGTGTCGACAGCTATAGTGCAGCGGTACAGAACTTGGTGATGACGACTATTCGTAATGCGGTCGGGGGAATGAATCTTGATGACACCTTATCGAATCGGGATCAATTAGCCATTACGCTCCGCGCAAATATGGAAGAACAGATGAGCGACTGGGGGCTTATTCTTAAAGCCGTCGATATTCAAGATATCACCCCTTCGGAATCAATGCGTAAGTCGATGGAGCAGCAAGCAGCAGCTGAACGTGAACGTAAAGCTACCGAAACCCGAGCGGAAGGGAATAAGAATGCCGCTATTCGCGAAGCTGAAGGTAAGAAACAAGCGATGATTTTAGATGCGGAAGCAAAATTAGAGTCATCGAGAAGGGAAGCCGAGGCACTTGAGACTCTCGCTGAAGGGCAACGTAAAGCAACGTCACAGCTCTCACAGGCTTTAGCGGAAGCAGGTGGGGAAAAAGCAATGACCTTCCAGTTAGCGAATAACTATGTGGCATCACTATCGAAGTTAGCGGCCAGCGATAACAGCAAAGTCGTTGCTATCCCAGCTGACCTTGCACAATCAGTCGGCGGCTTACTGAACGCTGGGGTTTTAATGGGCGTTAGTCAGGAAACCAAGACGAACTAATAGGATGGGCACAGAGTCACTGTGCCCCTTTATACTATTTACCGATACAGAAACTGGAAAAAATCCTTCCTAATAGATCATCGGAAGTAAATTCACCGGTAATTTCGCTCAACGCGCTTTGTGCAACCCGTAGCTCCTCTGCTAAGAGTTCTCCCGCACGCGCATCTAATAGTTGTGCTTTTCCCTGTAGTAGGTGAGACCCTGCTAACTCCAAAGCTTCTAAGTGTCGGCGCCTTGCAATAAAGCCGCCTTCAGTATTTCCTGCAAACCCCATGCTCTCTTTAAGGTGATCGCGTAATGCATCAATGCCTGACCCTTCGCGAGCCGAAAGACGGATGAGAAGATTACCATTCTCTTCAGAAAGGCCAGCTTTCTCACCGGTAATATCAGCTTTATTCCTCACTACAATCACCGGGATTGACGTTGGTAGGCGGGCGATAAAATCGGGCCAAATCGCTGCCGCATCGGTGGCTTCGGTGGTCGTGCTATCTACCATAAATAAGACACAGTCAGCTTGATCTATTTCCTGCCATGCACGCTCAATACCAATACGCTCTACTTCATCACTGGCCTCGCGTAATCCTGCGGTATCGATAATATGCAACGGCATCCCATCAATATGAATATGCTCGCGTAAAACGTCACGCGTGGTTCCGGCAATATCAGTAACGATAGCGGCTTCCCTACCGGCTAGGGCATTGAGTAAACTTGATTTACCCGCATTTGGACGACCAGCAATAACCACTTTCATACCTTCGCGTAATAAACTACCTTGGCGAGCCTCTCGGCGGACGGCATCAAGATCGGTTATAACGGTATTGAGCTGTGCCTCTATTTTACCGTCAGAGAGAAAGTCGATCTCTTCATCAGGAAAATCAATAGCAGCTTCAACGTAAATTCGAAGATGAGTGAGTGCTTCCACTAAGTGATTGACGCGTGCAGAAAATGCACCTTGTAGAGAATTCACAGCGGAGCGGGCGGCTTGCTCTGAACTGGCATCGATCAAGTCAGCAATAGCCTCGGCTTGCGCTAAGTCGAGCTTATCGTTAAGGAATGCACGCTCTGAGAACTCCCCCGGTTTAGCAATACGTACGGTATTGGTTGCCAAGATACGTTTAAGCAATAGGTCGAGAATAACCGGTCCGCCATGGCCTTGAAGCTCCAGTACATCCTCGCCCGTAAAGGAGTGTGGATTGGGAAACCATAGAGCGATGCCTTGATCGAGCACGGCCCCGTCGGCATCATTGAATGCAAGGTACTCTGCGGTGCGAGGTTTAGGCAATTTCCCTAATAAAGCCTGAGCAACCTCGGCGGCTGCTGGGCCTGATATTCTCAATATCCCAACACCGCCACGGCCGGGAGGGGTTGCTTGGGCGACGATCGTATCGTTGTGGCTCATGTTATTCTCTCTAGCATAAAAAAAGGCGGTCATAATGACCGCCTAAGTATAACGCGATTTAGCGTATTACGGGATTAGCCTTTTTTCTTACGGCTATGTAATCCACGCTTTTCTAATCCACGATAAATCAGCTGTTGTTGCAGGATCGTCACGAGGTTACTGACGATGTAGTACAGCACCAGACCTGATGGGAACCATAAGAAGAAGACGGTAAAGATGACAGGCATAAATGTCATAATCTTCTGCTGCATTGGATCCGTAACGGTTGTTGGAGACATCTTCTGAATGAAGAACATCGTCACACCCATTAAGATTGGCAGAATATAGTACGGGTCCTGTGCACTTAAGTCGTGAATCCATAATGCAAAAGGTGCATGACGTAATTCAATCGATCCCATCAGCATGTAGTAAAGTGCTAAGAAGATTGGCAT includes the following:
- a CDS encoding peptidase domain-containing ABC transporter, with translation MDENRHFFKMICQQLQFSFFRKVPQVLQTEAAECGLACIVMVCRYFGMNIDLLNLRQKFGLSAQGATLATLVHISGQLNLQTRALSLDLDEIRQLRRPCLLHWDMSHFVVLVKIGRNKFTIHDPAFGRRVVSLQEMSQHFTGIALELWPDSEFKPIKARSRISFWSLLKNISGLPSVLAKIFALTILVEAVNIAIPIGTQLVMDHVIIAQDQDLLTLICLGLVSFIIFRTFIGMLRSWTSLVMQSLIDVQWKTGLMDHLLRLPLSYFEKRKLGDIQSRFGSLATIRETLTSSIVSGTIDFLMVISVSVMMFMYGGWLYFVVLAFTLLYVILRLATYHRYRQAQEEQIVKDARASSHFMETLYGIATLKVLGLNKTRSRYWLNLNIETTNAVIRMTRLDMLFGGVNSLISTLDQVLILWLGASMVIDGHMTLGMFVAFNAYRGQFSERASAIVDMVLELRMLSLHNERVADIVYQEPESHLSGKRLCQYDQAARFEVENLSYQYDKLTPPIISHRSFSIERGESVAIVGPSGVGKTTLMKLMCGLLIPDSGTIRFNGLDITQVGLNNFRDVIACVLQEDKLFAGSIAENIMGFGEDNNRERIIECASMANLHEEIISMPMGYETLVSELGGSLSGGQKQRLLIARALYRRPAILFLDEATSHLDLENETVVNAAIRSLNITRIFIAHRPSTIATADRIIDLTPHGSGGGM
- the pstB gene encoding phosphate ABC transporter ATP-binding protein PstB, translated to MAKVNSTQSKLEVRDLNFYYGKFHALKNINLEIARNKVTSFIGPSGCGKSTLLRTFNKMFQLYPEQRAEGEILLDGENILQSSQDIALLRAKIGMVFQKPTPFPMSIYDNIAFGVRLFEKLSRSEMDERVQWALTKAALWTETKDKLHQSGYSLSGGQQQRLCIARGIAIRPEILLLDEPCSALDPISTGRIEELITELKQDYTLVIVTHNMQQAARCSDHTAFMYLGELVEFSDTDTLFTTPAKKQTEDYITGRYG
- the phoU gene encoding phosphate signaling complex protein PhoU, which produces MDTLNLNKHISAQFNAELEHIRTQVMIMGGLVEQQLTDAITALHNMDSELARRVIADDQKVNRMEVDIDEHCVKIIAKRQPTASDLRLVMAITKTISELERIGDVAEKISRTALEKFNQQHQPLLISLESFGQHSVEMLHEVLDAFARMDLEAAIEIYRADKKLDQEYEGIIRQLMTYMMEDPRTIPNVLTALFCARSIERIGDRCQNICEIIFYFVKGQDVRHLDGDKLETFLTKNNK
- a CDS encoding HlyD family secretion protein, with amino-acid sequence MKDSELFRKEALYHQRNHWLGKALLLKGIPTWMVVSFTLFFIIIILVTLTKGDYTRRINVRGEIFSQQQTVTILAPQQGKIVKKYVAVGDMVAKGSPLYELDISRDTQSGNFSENSKASINKQIALTNDIIHKLKENKEISIKKLTQQLVEYRKSYDSTKALVENSLNGLKDMKNSMKNYDEYLKRGLISKEQSYNQRYLFYQQQSSWQNMNSQLIQENLQIINLESEITSASADFDNRILEYELKLSEYNRMLAEVDANGTLVITSPTAGKVENMSFTEGQMFSLSDSLAQILPGENQHYQLMLWLPNQGVPFIHPGDKVNIRYDAYPYEKFGQFSGEIASLSRVPATDSEMMSYKGSSPITGQQPKEAYYKTIVTLRDQVLHSEGRRLPIGNGMSAEVTLFLEKRPLYQWILSPYYDIKRSLGGPVNG
- the pstS gene encoding phosphate ABC transporter substrate-binding protein PstS, with the protein product MKFKRKMATHLTAVTLALTTVSAFAATDLTGAGGTFPAPVYSRWAADYYKANGSKVNYQGIGSSGGVKQIIAKTVDFGASDAPMSAADLEKNGLFQFPTVIGGVVLAVNLPGIKPGQLILDGKTTGDIYLGKITRWNDPEIAALNPGLKLPATNINVVRRADGSGTSFVFTSYLAKVNQEWNTKIGKGNTVNWPVGLGGKGNDGVAAFVQRLPGSIGYVEYAYAKQNNLTFTKLVDAAGKAIAPNEQSFSDAAKGANWQQSFAQDLTYQAGENAWPISSTTYVLVYKKPANADKAKAVLQFFDYGYQQGAKTANSLDYAALPESVVTLVRDAWKKTITTEEGKAIYP
- the pstC gene encoding phosphate ABC transporter permease PstC, which translates into the protein MVQNRSSFKAPSKYGDVIFSLLVKIAALIVLLMLGGIIVSLIISSWPSIHQFGFSFLWTKTWDAPNEQFGALVPIYGTLVTSAIALLIAVPVSFGIALFLTELSPVWLRRPLGTAIELLAAIPSIVYGMWGLFVFAPLFAQYFQTPVGDLLSSVPILGSLFSGPAFGIGILAAGIILAVMIIPYIASVMRDVFEQTPVMMKESAYGIGCTTWEVIWRIVLPFTKNGVIGGVMLGLGRALGETMAVTFIIGNTYQLDSASLYMPGNSITSALANEFAEAGSGLHISALMELGLILFVITFIVLAISRLMVMRLAKKEGARG
- the pstA gene encoding phosphate ABC transporter permease PstA, which codes for MSDYLPSHTAQEVTERTKRQTRRRIKNYIALTLSLLTMAFGLFWLLWILWTTVTKGIDGLSWELFTQDTPPPNMDGGGLANALAGSGLLILWSTVLGTPLGILAGIYLAEYGRKTWLAEVIRFINDILLSAPSIVIGLFVYTLVVSRMQHFSGWAGVFALALLQIPIVIRTTENMMKLVPDSLREAAYALGTPKWRMILSITLKASLSGIMTGVLLAIARIAGETAPLLFTALSNQFWSTDMSQPLANLPVTIFKFAMSPFAQWQSLAWAGVLVITLCVLVLNILARMIFVKRK